A window of Marinitoga litoralis genomic DNA:
ATCATTAATAAAAGTAGTAGGTGCTTTTATTATTTTAATGTTTATAAATATAAAACTAACTCTAATATCATTTTCTATTATTCCAATAATGGTTTATTTTATGATTTATTATAATAACAAGTTAGAAATGGCATTTAAAAAGGCAAAAGAAAAAATAGCTGATGTAAATTCTAGAATTGAAGAGTCATTAGCTGGTATTAGAGTTGTAAAATCATTTACAAATGAAGAATATGAAATAGAAAGATTTAATTATGGAAATGAATTATTTAAAAATGTTAGAGCAGAAGCATTTAAATATCTTGGTACCTTTTATCCTACAATTAATTTTTTGGGAAATATGGCCATTCTTATAATGATTTTTGTTGGAGGAATTTTTGTATATAATGGTGATATTAATGTAGGAGACTTTATTGCATATAATTTGTTTGTTGGTCAATTTTTGCAACCATTAAAAGTATTACTTCGTTTCGTTGAAATGTATCAACAAGGAGCTGCTGGGTTTAGAAGGTTTTTAGAGATTATGGATACTGAAGCAGAAATTATTGATAAGGAAAATGCGATTGAATTAAAAAATGTAAAAGGTGAAATTGTTTTTGAAAATGTAGGTTTTTCATATGATGAGGGTAAAAAAGTTTTGCATAATATAAACTTGCATGTATCTGCAGGTGAAACAATTGCAATTGTAGGACCATCTGGTGGTGGAAAAACAACATTATGTAGCTTAATACCAAGGTTTTATGATATTACTGAAGGAAGTATAAAAATTGATGGAATAGATATAAGAGATATAAAAATAAAATCATTAAGACGAAATATTGGATTAGTACAACAAGATGTATTTCTATTTTCTGGTACAATTAGAGATAATATAAGATATGGAAGAATGGATGCAACAGATGAAGAAAT
This region includes:
- a CDS encoding ABC transporter ATP-binding protein, coding for MIKRFIKYYRPHLKLFFVDLLSAFTLSVLGLAYPMITREIINVGIKDKNMELLISYSILLLIIFIAMYFLEYVVTYWGHVLGLRIQYDMRRDLFSHLQKLSFNFFDNSKIGHLMSRIINDLFEISELAHHGPEDLFISLIKVVGAFIILMFINIKLTLISFSIIPIMVYFMIYYNNKLEMAFKKAKEKIADVNSRIEESLAGIRVVKSFTNEEYEIERFNYGNELFKNVRAEAFKYLGTFYPTINFLGNMAILIMIFVGGIFVYNGDINVGDFIAYNLFVGQFLQPLKVLLRFVEMYQQGAAGFRRFLEIMDTEAEIIDKENAIELKNVKGEIVFENVGFSYDEGKKVLHNINLHVSAGETIAIVGPSGGGKTTLCSLIPRFYDITEGSIKIDGIDIRDIKIKSLRRNIGLVQQDVFLFSGTIRDNIRYGRMDATDEEIIEAAKAANAHEFILELSDGYDTLIGERGIKLSGGQKQRIAIARMFLKNPPILILDEATSSLDNQSEAIIQKSIEKLSKNRTTFIIAHRLATVKHAKRIIVLTENGIVEEGTHEELMDKKGEYYKLYNAQFESLLI